Proteins encoded together in one Cicer arietinum cultivar CDC Frontier isolate Library 1 chromosome 4, Cicar.CDCFrontier_v2.0, whole genome shotgun sequence window:
- the LOC101512071 gene encoding threonine dehydratase biosynthetic, chloroplastic-like, translating to MEALRFSTAHQPLLRPHSHPLHHKMLRTAVQANPRSNSFIVGVFSKPAELVSVPSPTSVVSPPHPLIKVSPDSLQYPPGYVGAVPDRSHSGDVEDIHGAMDYLTKILSSRVYDVAEDSPLEFAPKLSERLGVNIWLKREDMQSVFSFKIRGAYNMMAKLPKEVLKKGVICSSAGNHAQGVALSAKRLKCNAVIAMPVTTPDIKWKSVERLGATVVLIGDSYDEAQAYAKKRAKEEGRTFIPPFDHPDVIAGQGTVGMEIWRHMQGPIHAIFVPVGGGGLIAGIAAYVKRVSPQVKIIGVEPSDANAMALSLHHGHRVILDQVGGFADGVAVKEVGEETFRLCKGLVDGVVLVSRDAICASIKDMFEEKRSILEPAGALALAGAEAYCKYYGIKGENVVAITSGANMNFDKLRIVTELANVGRKQEALMLTVLPEEPGSFKRFCQLVGQMSITEFKYRYSSSEKAVVLYSVGVHTPKELKKMQEKMESSQLETHNLSESDVAKDHLRYMMGGRSDIQNEVLCCFTFPERPGALMKFLDSFSPRWNITLFHYRAQGQVGANVLVGIQVLSSEMDEFHDRANKLAYDYKVVNDDPIFQLLH from the exons ATGGAAGCGCTCCGATTCTCCACCGCTCACCAACCGCTTCTCCGCCCTCACTCTCACCCTCTCCACCACAAAATGCTGCGCACCGCCGTTCAAGCAAACCCTCGTTCCAACTCTTTCATCGTCGGCGTCTTCTCCAAACCCGCAGAGTTAGTTTCCGTTCCTTCTCCTACTTCCGTTGTGTCTCCTCCTCATCCTCTGATCAAGGTTTCTCCTGATTCACTTCAATATCCACCTGGTTACGTCGGTGCTGTTCCCGACCGATCACATTCCGGTGACGTCGAAGACATCCACGGTGCTATGGATTATTTGACTAAGATACTCTCTTCTAGAGTCTATGATGTTGCCGAGGACTCTCCTCTTGAATTCGCGCCAAAGCTATCTGAAAGACTTGGTGTTAACATTTGGCTCAAGCGCGAGGATATGCAATCC GTATTCTCATTTAAGATCCGTGGAGCTTATAATATGATGGCTAAACTTCCAAAGGAAGTTTTGAAGAAAGGGGTTATATGCTCTTCTGCTGGAAATCATGCTCAAGGAGTTGCCTTGTCTGCCAAAAGATTGAAATGCAATGCTGTTATTGCTATGCCCGTAACCACTCCTGACATCAAG TGGAAATCTGTGGAGAGGTTGGGTGCTACTGTCGTCCTTATCGGGGATTCCTATGATGAAGCACAAGCATATGCTAAGAAGCGTGCAAAAGAGGAGGGTCGTACGTTTATACCTCCTTTTGATCATCCCGATGTTATTGCAGGTCAGGGAACTGTTGGGATGGAAATTTGGCGCCATATGCAGGGCCCGATTCATGCAATCTTTGTGCCCGTGGGAGGTGGTGGTCTCATTGCTGGTATTGCCGCTTACGTGAAGAGGGTTTCTCCACAG GTGAAGATTATTGGAGTCGAACCTTCTGATGCGAATGCTATGGCTTTGTCACTTCATCATGGTCACAGAGTGATTTTAGACCAGGTTGGAGGATTTGCAGATGGTGTGGCTGTTAAAGAGGTTGGTGAAGAAACTTTTCGCTTGTGCAAAGGGTTGGTAGATGGTGTTGTTCTTGTAAGCCGTGATGCAATTTGTGCATCGATAAAG GACATGTTTGAGGAAAAAAGGAGCATATTAGAACCAGCAGGCGCTCTTGCTCTTGCTGGAGCTGAGGCATACTGCAAGTATTATGGGATCAAGGGGGAAAATGTTGTAGCGATAACCTCTGGAGCAAACATGAATTTTGATAAACTTAGGATAGTAACTGAACTTGCTAATGTTGGTCGTAAACAAGAAGCTCTGATGTTAACTGTCCTGCCAGAGGAGCCTGGCAGTTTCAAACGGTTTTGTCAATTG GTGGGGCAGATGAGTATTACAGAATTCAAATACAGATACTCTTCTAGTGAGAAAGCTGTTGTCCTTTACAG TGTTGGGGTTCACACACCCaaagaactaaaaaaaatgcAGGAGAAAATGGAATCATCTCAGCTTGAAACTCACAATCTCTCAGAAAGTGACGTGGCGAAAGATCATTTGCGTTACATG ATGGGAGGCCGGTCGGATATTCAGAATGAGGTTCTTTGTTGTTTTACCTTTCCAGAAAGACCCGGTGCTTTGATGAAGTTTTTGGACTCCTTCAGCCCACGTTGGAATATCACTTTATTCCATTACCGTGCGCAG GGTCAAGTTGGAGCAAATGTACTAGTTGGAATACAGGTTCTATCGAGTGAGATGGATGAATTCCATGATCGTGCCAACAAACTTGCCTATGACTATAAAGTGGTGAATGATGACCCTATCTTCCAACTTTTGCATTGA
- the LOC101512399 gene encoding uncharacterized protein, giving the protein MLGVLCATRSRPWIFSFLHSSASHHAARLAHCTVACSSLSTRFDATFAARRHHSSACELQLGGGAASIWHAIRPCGGDGFRRGVVTVQHDHDLKGEGSWNVAWDARPARWLHRSDSAWLLFGVCACLAPPVIADVDLEAPPTPAINTDENSEGREMKYAEGDKERNDELSADYRVTGVLADGRCLFRAIAHGACLNNGEEAPNENRQRELADELRARVAEELLKRRKETEWFIEGDFDAYVNRIRQTYVWGGEPELLMASHVLKTPIYVFMRDASSIDLVNIAKYGEEYMNDKEISINVLFHRHGHYEILETL; this is encoded by the exons ATGCTCGGTGTACTCTGCGCCACTCGCTCCCGCCCTTGGATCTTCTCTTTCCTTCACTCCTCCGCCTCTCACCACGCCGCTCGCCTCGCTCATTGCACTGTCGCCTGTTCCTCCCTTTCTACGCGATTCGATGCTACCTTCGCCGCTCGTCGCCACCATTCCAGCGCATGCGAACTCCAATTAGGCGGCGGCGCTGCGTCCATATGGCATGCGATTAGGCCTTGCGGCGGCGATGGATTCCGACGAGGCGTTGTGACGGTTCAACACGACCACGACCTCAAAGGAGAAGGATCGTGGAACGTTGCGTGGGATGCGCGTCCTGCTAGGTGGCTTCACCGTTCTGACTCGGCTTGGCTTCTCTTCGGCGTCTGCGCTTGTCTTGCGCCGCCAGTCATTGCTGACGTTGATCTCGAGGCGCCGCCAACTCCGGCGATTAATACGGACGAGAATTCCGAAGGACGTGAAATGAAATATGCGGAAGGCGATAAAGAACGAAATGACGAACTCTCCGCTGATTACAGAGTCACTG GAGTGCTTGCTGATGGCCGGTGTCTGTTCAGAGCAATAGCTCATGGAGCTTGCTTAAACAATGGAGAGGAAGCCCCCAATGAAAATCGACAGAGGGAACTAGCTGACGAATTAAGAGCTAGA GTTGCTGAAGAACTGTTGAAAAGGCGTAAGGAAACAGAATG GTTTATAGAAGGGGATTTTGACGCATATGTCAACAGAATTCGACAGACATATGTCTGGGGAGGAGAACCTGAGCTATTAATGGCTTCTCATGTTTTGAA GACACCGATATATGTTTTCATGAGAGATGCAAGCTCTATTGATTTGGTAAATATAGCAAAGTATGGTGAAGAATATATGAATGATAAGGAGATTTCCATCAATGTGCTATTTCATCGACACGGTCACTACGAAATATTAGAGACCTTATGA